One genomic window of Synechococcales cyanobacterium T60_A2020_003 includes the following:
- the psbU gene encoding photosystem II complex extrinsic protein PsbU, which translates to MKRLIRWWSVISLILICSLGFLGWAQPAVATMTGRQTIPLLAVQTKLSEVTDEMACPALDQKIDLNNAKISAFTNCQGFYPNLAVLIVQNGPYDKVEDVLKIPNLSDRQKALLKAQLKNFTVTPPRVPLDMRMPDRSTSPFMG; encoded by the coding sequence ATGAAACGCCTTATTCGGTGGTGGAGTGTGATCAGTCTGATCCTGATCTGCAGCTTGGGGTTTCTGGGCTGGGCTCAGCCTGCCGTAGCCACAATGACTGGCCGCCAGACGATTCCCCTCTTGGCCGTCCAAACGAAGCTCTCTGAGGTCACAGATGAAATGGCCTGTCCTGCGTTGGATCAAAAAATAGACCTGAATAACGCGAAGATTTCAGCCTTCACCAACTGCCAGGGATTTTATCCCAATCTCGCCGTGTTGATTGTCCAAAACGGCCCCTATGACAAGGTTGAAGATGTCCTGAAGATTCCGAATTTGAGCGATCGCCAAAAAGCCCTGCTCAAAGCCCAACTCAAGAACTTCACCGTAACTCCTCCTCGGGTTCCCCTGGACATGCGAATGCCCGACCGATCCACGAGTCCTTTTATGGGGTAG
- a CDS encoding MBL fold metallo-hydrolase encodes MEFDCLPYGVGHGQEGVCLRIRLGPHRVLLDCGLTNIDALLSVGDGQPPADFVICSHAHPDHARSLLDLHRAFPDMPIYASEVTSRLLPLNWREEPDVPLFCRALPWRSPLEIQRGLSVTLWPAGHLPGAAAVLLTYHTAKRDYTLFYTGDFLLSSSRLVEGLPLDAMRGLKPDVLILEGSYGTARHPHRRQQENQFAERIHRAIANGQSVIVQTPAMGLGQEILMLLRSHHHFTGRDLTIWVDEAIAQSCDAYLELLPHFPSTVQNFARHQPLFWDDRIRPYVKRLPDEFLKGDMQLPQPSVILMDENADACRYLTPSAEKWLLLLPEQWRRTPDGGRSPYDLTRLSPAVQAAIQSGKLQVDTYLLSEHCDGSGTTQLIHNLRPQHVIFVHGMPEYLSDLTSLEELQNRYHLHSPAADTVVELPIGETFLQPAPPDTRYEGELTEFETLVMVTLPESITSDARWQGFADTGLVEARWQGEELVLRGVSQRELLNQGTEPNLSPEVECCENCQHYRRQRCMSQASPLYGFRVSPEGYCPAFESLSASSSRDRREQSS; translated from the coding sequence ATTGAGTTTGATTGTTTGCCCTATGGCGTTGGTCATGGACAAGAGGGGGTTTGTTTACGCATTCGCCTTGGTCCCCATCGTGTGCTACTCGATTGCGGATTAACGAATATTGATGCTCTGTTAAGCGTGGGGGACGGTCAGCCTCCGGCGGACTTTGTGATTTGTAGCCATGCCCATCCCGACCATGCGCGATCGCTTCTTGACCTGCATCGCGCCTTTCCCGATATGCCCATCTACGCCAGTGAAGTCACCTCACGACTCCTACCCCTGAACTGGCGCGAAGAACCAGATGTTCCCTTATTTTGCCGAGCGCTACCCTGGCGATCGCCCCTAGAAATCCAACGCGGACTATCCGTGACCCTTTGGCCTGCCGGACACCTCCCCGGAGCCGCCGCTGTTCTCCTAACCTACCACACCGCCAAACGCGACTACACCCTGTTCTACACAGGCGACTTTCTCCTCTCCAGTTCGCGCCTCGTGGAAGGGCTGCCGCTGGATGCCATGCGCGGATTGAAACCCGATGTACTGATCCTCGAAGGAAGTTATGGTACAGCTCGCCATCCCCACCGTCGCCAGCAGGAAAACCAGTTTGCCGAACGCATCCATCGGGCGATTGCCAATGGCCAGTCGGTGATTGTGCAAACTCCGGCCATGGGGTTGGGACAGGAAATCTTGATGCTCCTTCGTAGTCACCACCACTTCACCGGACGGGATCTCACCATTTGGGTGGATGAGGCGATCGCCCAAAGCTGTGATGCCTATTTGGAATTGCTGCCCCACTTCCCCAGCACCGTCCAGAACTTTGCCCGCCATCAGCCTTTATTCTGGGATGACCGAATTCGCCCCTACGTCAAGCGGTTGCCCGACGAGTTTCTCAAGGGAGATATGCAACTTCCTCAGCCCTCGGTGATCTTGATGGATGAAAACGCCGATGCCTGCCGTTACCTCACCCCTTCTGCCGAGAAATGGCTGCTGCTCCTGCCCGAACAGTGGCGACGAACGCCTGACGGTGGGCGATCGCCCTACGATCTCACGCGATTATCGCCCGCTGTCCAAGCCGCAATCCAATCCGGCAAACTCCAGGTGGATACCTACCTATTGAGTGAACACTGCGACGGATCGGGCACGACTCAGCTTATCCACAATCTCCGCCCCCAGCACGTCATCTTTGTTCACGGGATGCCGGAATACTTGTCCGATCTCACCAGCTTGGAAGAATTGCAGAATCGATACCACCTACACTCACCTGCCGCCGACACCGTTGTTGAACTTCCGATTGGCGAAACCTTCCTCCAGCCCGCCCCGCCGGATACCCGCTACGAAGGCGAACTCACCGAATTTGAAACGCTGGTGATGGTGACTTTGCCCGAATCGATCACGTCCGATGCGCGGTGGCAGGGCTTTGCCGACACGGGGCTTGTGGAAGCTCGGTGGCAAGGGGAGGAGCTGGTGCTGCGGGGGGTGTCGCAGCGGGAATTGCTCAACCAGGGCACGGAACCTAATCTCTCTCCAGAGGTTGAATGCTGTGAAAACTGTCAACATTACCGACGGCAGCGCTGCATGAGTCAGGCGTCGCCGCTGTACGGATTTCGGGTCAGTCCGGAGGGCTATTGTCCGGCGTTTGAATCGCTGAGTGCGTCGTCCTCGCGCGATCGCCGTGAGCAGTCTTCTTAA